One segment of Methanolinea mesophila DNA contains the following:
- a CDS encoding GNAT family N-acetyltransferase, with protein sequence MDPSGTVLISERLRLRPFVMEDAPAVAGLAGAREIARCTTRIPHPYQEEMAREWISTHAGGWARREHAIFAVSQKDTESLIGAVGLEKIHREFFHAEIGYWIGVPFWNRGFGTEAVAAVVTYGFSTLDLHRIYARIMSGNRGSAKVLEKCGFSHEGTMKEHVYKNGKFVDIEIYGILTDEPAPGCNEPGKESSAGVSMSSRRELFRS encoded by the coding sequence ATGGACCCATCCGGCACGGTCCTCATTTCGGAACGGCTCCGGCTCCGGCCTTTCGTCATGGAGGACGCACCGGCGGTCGCCGGGCTTGCAGGCGCTCGGGAGATCGCGAGGTGTACCACACGGATTCCACACCCCTACCAAGAAGAGATGGCCCGTGAATGGATCTCCACTCACGCGGGGGGGTGGGCACGCCGGGAGCACGCGATTTTCGCGGTCTCCCAAAAGGACACGGAATCACTCATCGGGGCGGTTGGGCTGGAGAAGATACACCGGGAGTTCTTCCATGCGGAGATTGGGTATTGGATCGGTGTGCCCTTCTGGAACCGCGGGTTCGGGACCGAAGCGGTTGCCGCGGTAGTTACCTACGGATTTTCAACGCTTGATCTTCACCGGATCTACGCCAGGATCATGAGTGGTAACCGCGGATCGGCGAAAGTACTTGAAAAATGCGGCTTCTCCCATGAAGGAACAATGAAGGAGCATGTGTATAAAAATGGAAAATTCGTGGATATCGAGATTTATGGGATCCTGACCGATGAACCCGCTCCCGGATGCAATGAACCAGGTAAGGAATCCTCCGCAGGAGTCAGTATGTCGTCCCGCCGGGAACTCTTTCGGTCGTAA
- a CDS encoding DNA-3-methyladenine glycosylase family protein: MKKIVTLLPAPPYDFPLSARIFSEGDPAIRSFRDGIFTHAFCLEDRLRVVAEVRPGGSVEDPLLELSIRSPARLAADTVDLVKTRIENILNIRDDLRPFYSEMHEDPIMTELCTRLRGLKSPTTPTVFEALADSIIEQQISLAAARKMEDKLVKEFGASFVLDGEEFFCYPSPGTLAAGTPERFRACGLSTRKGEYIRDTSRLIAEGTLDLEGLREYEDIDVIIGKLMEIRGIGRWTAELTVLRGMHRVEAIPADDLGIRKLISRFYRDGDDITGEEARGIAKRWGRWKGLAAFYLIIAGWSGISPPGHKPL, from the coding sequence ATGAAGAAAATCGTCACCCTTCTTCCCGCACCTCCTTATGACTTCCCGCTGAGTGCGAGGATCTTTTCAGAAGGAGATCCGGCTATCCGGAGTTTCAGGGACGGAATCTTCACGCATGCCTTCTGCCTGGAAGACCGGCTGCGGGTGGTCGCGGAAGTCCGGCCTGGAGGGTCCGTCGAGGATCCTCTTCTCGAACTCTCCATTCGCTCACCCGCCCGGCTGGCGGCTGACACGGTGGATCTTGTGAAGACCCGCATTGAGAACATCCTGAACATCAGGGATGATCTTCGCCCGTTTTACTCGGAAATGCATGAGGACCCGATCATGACGGAGTTGTGCACGCGGCTGAGAGGGCTGAAATCCCCCACCACCCCTACCGTCTTCGAGGCCCTGGCGGACTCCATCATCGAGCAGCAGATCTCCCTCGCCGCGGCCCGCAAAATGGAAGATAAACTGGTGAAGGAGTTCGGGGCCAGTTTCGTTCTCGACGGTGAGGAGTTCTTCTGTTATCCCTCTCCGGGAACGCTCGCGGCGGGGACCCCTGAACGGTTCAGGGCGTGCGGGCTCTCCACCCGCAAGGGAGAATACATCCGGGATACATCCCGCCTTATCGCCGAGGGAACTCTCGATCTGGAGGGGTTGCGGGAATACGAGGACATCGACGTGATCATCGGAAAACTGATGGAAATACGGGGAATAGGGAGATGGACGGCGGAACTCACCGTGCTCCGGGGGATGCACCGCGTCGAGGCGATCCCGGCGGACGATCTCGGCATCAGGAAACTTATCTCCCGTTTTTACCGGGACGGCGATGATATCACCGGAGAGGAAGCGCGGGGTATCGCAAAACGGTGGGGGAGGTGGAAGGGCCTTGCCGCGTTTTACCTGATAATTGCCGGGTGGTCGGGTATTTCGCCTCCGGGGCACAAGCCGTTGTGA